A single region of the Campylobacteraceae bacterium genome encodes:
- a CDS encoding LysE family transporter → MIEYAFLLPILLFLGLGVMSPGASFVLVAKTALSSSKKEAISVSLGLGLGACIFALIAGLGLFVVLQKIPVLYFVLKVLGGLYLCFIAYKMWISSSSLFITEEKIVSKQLRKMFLLGLFTQLSNPKTAIVFASAFAAFLPLNPPSNTLYILCFLALIIDSAWYIFVALVLSSKKAQNSYSKFKKLISRIFAGMMGLMGLKLIID, encoded by the coding sequence ATGATCGAATACGCTTTTTTATTGCCCATACTACTTTTTTTAGGTTTGGGTGTTATGAGTCCTGGCGCTAGTTTTGTTTTAGTAGCCAAAACAGCACTTTCTTCATCAAAAAAAGAAGCAATTAGTGTAAGCCTTGGGTTGGGACTAGGCGCTTGTATCTTTGCTCTTATTGCCGGGTTGGGCTTATTTGTTGTTTTGCAAAAAATTCCTGTTCTTTACTTTGTTTTAAAAGTACTAGGCGGTTTGTATTTATGTTTTATTGCTTATAAAATGTGGATATCTTCTTCTTCTTTGTTTATAACAGAAGAAAAAATTGTTTCAAAACAGCTTCGTAAAATGTTTTTATTGGGTTTATTCACTCAGCTTTCTAATCCAAAAACTGCCATTGTTTTTGCAAGCGCATTTGCTGCTTTTTTACCACTTAATCCACCTTCAAATACTTTATATATTTTATGTTTTTTAGCATTGATTATTGATAGTGCTTGGTATATATTTGTAGCCCTTGTTTTATCAAGTAAAAAAGCCCAAAACTCTTATTCTAAATTTAAGAAACTTATTTCAAGGATTTTTGCGGGTATGATGGGACTTATGGGATTAAAACTTATTATTGATTAA
- a CDS encoding ADP-ribosylglycohydrolase family protein, with protein MNNITKEEAIKGCFFASIAGDALCLSTHYEYDAPKIYEIYGKDNITKFMSPGELTGGQTHGIGWGAQNYHPGKSAGGTTDYGDYNILILEHLSSTAKDKKMFKVEDLLPHWMNRLENSWGSWICTMTKETYAQVKRGVEVQYLGGHSNAMAIRHVAAHAYFDEEETLVEVARKTMFTHRDEHALGGGEFFARVTHRVINGAHPKKAILDVATLMGGFFEDKVNQAYNKYQEANDPSSSLFKEQYCDDLALTSMAKLWDVGRSEPIKVGKASPTEGTLPGAIYFILKYCDEKEGLKDALIANAMVGGDNASRSIAIGMVLGAFKGINAIPSEWKNKIQQWKYCEDLLNTLPLLKA; from the coding sequence ATGAATAATATCACAAAAGAAGAAGCCATAAAGGGATGTTTTTTTGCAAGTATTGCAGGAGATGCTTTATGTTTGTCTACTCATTATGAGTATGATGCCCCAAAAATATATGAAATATATGGAAAAGATAATATTACAAAATTTATGTCTCCTGGTGAGTTAACTGGTGGACAAACACATGGTATTGGCTGGGGGGCTCAAAATTATCATCCAGGTAAAAGTGCTGGTGGCACAACTGATTATGGAGATTATAATATTCTTATTTTGGAACATCTTTCTAGTACTGCAAAAGATAAAAAGATGTTTAAGGTAGAAGATTTATTACCTCATTGGATGAATCGTTTGGAAAATTCTTGGGGCTCATGGATATGTACTATGACCAAAGAAACCTATGCACAAGTAAAACGTGGGGTAGAGGTTCAATATTTAGGTGGACATTCTAATGCTATGGCTATACGACATGTAGCTGCTCATGCCTATTTTGATGAAGAAGAGACTTTAGTAGAAGTGGCCAGAAAAACAATGTTCACACATAGAGATGAACATGCATTAGGCGGAGGTGAATTTTTTGCAAGAGTAACACACCGCGTCATTAATGGAGCTCATCCTAAAAAAGCAATTTTAGATGTGGCTACTTTAATGGGTGGTTTTTTTGAAGATAAAGTGAATCAAGCCTATAATAAATATCAAGAAGCAAACGATCCATCCTCTTCTTTGTTTAAAGAACAATATTGTGATGATTTAGCGCTTACTTCAATGGCAAAACTTTGGGATGTAGGAAGAAGTGAACCTATTAAAGTAGGAAAAGCAAGTCCAACAGAAGGTACTTTACCAGGGGCTATTTATTTTATTTTAAAATATTGTGATGAAAAAGAAGGTCTTAAAGATGCTTTAATTGCCAATGCTATGGTTGGAGGGGATAATGCTTCTCGTTCAATTGCAATTGGAATGGTATTAGGAGCTTTTAAAGGAATCAATGCAATTCCCAGTGAATGGAAAAATAAAATACAGCAGTGGAAGTATTGTGAAGATTTATTAAATACTTTGCCTTTATTAAAAGCTTAA
- a CDS encoding 5-carboxymethyl-2-hydroxymuconate Delta-isomerase: MPHCIIEYSKDLSQNLDKKILMKNVFDACMQINLFNKKDIKVRMKSYEYFLSGGLEKNFIHINIKILSGRSIDEKKLLAQNVLKEVNNDSFSDISISVEVNDMNKEIYSKIVKS; this comes from the coding sequence ATGCCACACTGTATTATTGAATACTCAAAAGACTTAAGTCAAAACTTAGATAAAAAAATATTAATGAAAAATGTTTTTGATGCTTGTATGCAAATAAATTTATTTAATAAAAAAGACATAAAAGTAAGAATGAAAAGTTATGAATATTTTTTAAGCGGTGGTTTAGAAAAAAACTTTATTCATATTAATATTAAAATATTATCAGGACGTAGTATTGATGAGAAAAAACTTTTGGCACAAAATGTTTTAAAAGAAGTAAACAATGATAGTTTTTCTGATATCTCAATTTCGGTAGAAGTAAACGATATGAATAAAGAAATTTATTCAAAAATTGTAAAAAGCTAA
- a CDS encoding GNAT family N-acetyltransferase, with protein MHKDIPILKELSPKILKKDEISLIHYIINDKNIANNYQVIVLNTTIIGFFNLFNLDEKKLSLRGFFIDRKYQNNGYASETLKYLKTYVNNFFPTFIEIELNVDFNNKKAYHSYIKVGFKEEYKKDKNNEIKMQLALF; from the coding sequence ATGCACAAAGATATTCCTATATTAAAAGAATTAAGTCCAAAAATATTAAAAAAAGACGAAATTTCTCTTATACATTATATTATAAACGATAAAAACATTGCAAATAACTATCAAGTAATTGTATTAAATACTACTATTATAGGCTTTTTTAATCTTTTTAATCTTGATGAAAAAAAACTTTCTTTAAGAGGTTTTTTTATTGATAGAAAATATCAAAATAATGGTTATGCCAGCGAAACACTTAAGTATTTAAAAACATATGTTAATAATTTTTTTCCCACTTTTATAGAAATAGAACTGAATGTTGATTTCAATAATAAAAAAGCCTATCACTCTTATATAAAAGTGGGATTTAAAGAAGAATATAAAAAAGACAAAAACAATGAAATTAAAATGCAATTAGCATTATTTTAA
- a CDS encoding glycine C-acetyltransferase translates to MSKIFLDSLKTKLDSIHEQGLYKKERIINSPQASNITLSDGSEVINFCANNYLGLASNAKMKTAAANALEEFGYGVASVRFICGTQSIHKKLEKNISSFLRTEDTILYSSCFDANTGLFETLLDANDAIISDELNHASIIDGVRLCKASRYRYKNSNMQSLEEQLILAKDSKFKLIVTDGVFSMDGSLANLPEICILAKKYDAILMVDDSHSIGVLGEQGRGTPSHYGIEDQIDIYTGTLGKALGGASGGYTSGRANIIEYLRQRSRPYLFSNSIAPMVAAASIEALSILQDSKELLLTLKNNSKYFRDEMSKAGFILKGADHAIVPVLLKEAKLASLMASKLLEKGIYVIAFSFPVVAKGQARIRIQLSATHTKDQLNKAISAFTSIGKELGVIS, encoded by the coding sequence ATGAGTAAAATATTTTTAGATAGCTTGAAAACTAAACTTGACTCAATACATGAGCAAGGTTTATACAAAAAAGAGAGAATAATAAATTCTCCTCAAGCGTCGAATATTACGTTAAGTGACGGTTCAGAAGTAATCAACTTTTGTGCCAACAATTATTTAGGACTAGCAAGTAATGCAAAAATGAAAACAGCTGCAGCAAACGCGCTAGAAGAATTTGGATATGGAGTTGCATCGGTACGATTTATTTGTGGAACACAAAGCATTCATAAAAAATTAGAAAAAAATATTTCTTCTTTTTTACGTACAGAAGATACTATTTTATATTCTTCTTGTTTTGATGCAAATACGGGTTTATTTGAAACACTTTTAGATGCAAACGATGCAATAATAAGCGATGAATTAAATCATGCAAGTATTATTGATGGTGTTCGTTTATGTAAAGCAAGCAGATACCGATATAAAAATTCCAATATGCAATCTTTGGAAGAACAATTGATTCTTGCAAAAGATTCAAAATTTAAACTCATTGTAACAGATGGTGTGTTTTCTATGGATGGTTCCTTGGCTAATTTACCAGAAATTTGCATTTTAGCAAAAAAATACGATGCTATTTTGATGGTAGATGATTCTCATAGTATTGGAGTATTAGGAGAACAAGGCAGAGGAACACCTTCTCATTATGGTATTGAAGATCAAATTGATATTTATACAGGAACGCTTGGAAAAGCGCTGGGAGGTGCTAGTGGAGGTTATACTTCAGGACGTGCTAACATCATTGAATATTTAAGACAACGTTCACGTCCTTACTTATTTTCAAATTCTATTGCACCTATGGTAGCAGCTGCTTCGATTGAAGCCCTTAGTATTTTGCAAGATTCAAAAGAATTATTGCTTACATTAAAAAATAACAGCAAATATTTCAGAGATGAAATGAGTAAAGCTGGTTTTATTTTAAAAGGTGCCGATCATGCTATTGTGCCTGTGTTATTAAAAGAAGCAAAACTAGCAAGTTTAATGGCTTCAAAACTTTTAGAAAAAGGCATTTATGTGATTGCATTTTCTTTTCCCGTTGTTGCAAAAGGACAAGCGCGTATAAGAATACAACTTAGTGCAACGCACACTAAGGATCAGTTGAATAAAGCTATTTCAGCTTTTACTAGCATTGGTAAAGAATTAGGAGTAATTTCATGA
- the tdh gene encoding L-threonine 3-dehydrogenase yields MKALSKLHNKKGIWQVEAPIPTPGHNDLLIKIKKTAICGTDMHIYNWDEWAQRTIPTPMIVGHEFVGVVEAIGEEVRGFKIGDRVSGEGHLTCGHCRNCRAGRLHLCRNTKGVGVNIQGCFAQYLCLPAFNAFKLPASITDSQAAIFDPFGNAVHTALSFDLVGEDVLITGAGPIGAMAASVASHVGARHIVITDINDHRLELASKMGATRTVNVAEESLEDVMKSLNMCEGFDVGLEMSGAPSAFKAMLKNMNNGGKIAMLGIPPNEMAISWDEVIFKGLIIKGIYGREMFETWYKMANLIQSGLDLNPIITHEFKIDDFQKGFDIMNSGLSGKVILDWQD; encoded by the coding sequence ATGAAAGCATTATCAAAATTACACAATAAAAAAGGAATTTGGCAAGTTGAAGCGCCAATTCCTACACCTGGGCACAATGATTTATTAATTAAAATAAAAAAAACAGCCATTTGTGGTACAGATATGCATATTTACAATTGGGATGAATGGGCACAAAGAACTATACCTACTCCTATGATTGTAGGTCATGAATTTGTAGGTGTCGTAGAAGCTATTGGAGAAGAAGTACGTGGTTTTAAAATTGGAGACAGAGTTTCTGGCGAAGGCCATTTAACCTGTGGACATTGTAGAAACTGTAGAGCCGGACGCTTGCATTTATGTAGAAATACAAAAGGTGTAGGGGTTAATATTCAAGGATGTTTTGCACAATATTTATGTTTACCTGCTTTTAATGCATTTAAACTACCCGCTTCAATTACTGACTCTCAAGCAGCAATCTTTGATCCTTTTGGTAATGCTGTACATACTGCTTTGTCTTTTGATTTAGTGGGAGAAGATGTTTTAATAACAGGAGCTGGTCCTATTGGGGCAATGGCTGCATCCGTAGCTTCTCATGTAGGAGCCAGACATATTGTAATTACAGATATAAATGATCATCGTTTAGAACTTGCTTCAAAAATGGGGGCTACTAGAACGGTTAATGTAGCAGAAGAATCCCTAGAAGATGTTATGAAAAGTTTGAATATGTGTGAAGGTTTTGATGTAGGTTTAGAGATGTCAGGAGCTCCTTCTGCTTTTAAAGCTATGCTTAAAAACATGAACAATGGTGGAAAAATTGCCATGTTAGGAATTCCACCCAATGAAATGGCAATATCATGGGATGAAGTAATATTCAAAGGTTTGATTATAAAAGGAATTTATGGCAGAGAAATGTTTGAAACTTGGTATAAGATGGCAAACTTGATTCAATCAGGTTTGGATTTAAACCCTATAATTACTCATGAATTTAAAATAGATGATTTTCAAAAAGGCTTTGATATTATGAATTCAGGTCTTTCTGGAAAAGTTATATTAGATTGGCAAGATTAA
- a CDS encoding PhoH family protein, translating to MKEKIYVIDTNIILQNIQNLYRISDNGTNILVVPETVLFELEDKKKLSSELGYYSRAFARLLAKMKTKEIDHKKGFKVVKYFNDELVLHVIAKDTYEENIEQVHLSECNDKRIIEVAVIAQEYYKGSQVIFLSLDVYARTFAQFKAIKTETLHDDKSTVPRFEFIKNFNLDSSVFNTLDGKRIKDIDKDYSLQNFSYSFNSEDGNKTYALVHNEKIDLLKENDFKALSVKPVNLKQKLFTKAILSNAFDLLVIDAKAGSGKTLMSVVSAIRLIDLGMYDKIIYVRNSIESLDKGADIGYLSGNDEKFRIYNMALNDTLEFISKKHLKKSENRENKESIESKINELTSKYCIETLWPGEARGRTLGNAIVIMDEWQNSSEKTTQLILSRLDETCMAIVIGSNRQIDNMYLNKYNNGLTSLLKQTNNAHEELNMFAIELEKAVRGKFAEFTERIFEKGNK from the coding sequence ATGAAAGAAAAAATATATGTCATCGATACAAACATCATTTTACAAAATATCCAAAACCTATACAGAATCTCTGATAATGGTACAAATATTTTAGTCGTACCAGAAACTGTTCTTTTTGAATTAGAAGACAAAAAAAAGTTATCAAGCGAGTTGGGTTATTATTCAAGAGCGTTTGCCAGACTACTGGCAAAAATGAAAACAAAAGAGATTGATCATAAAAAAGGCTTTAAGGTAGTTAAATACTTTAATGATGAACTGGTACTTCATGTAATTGCAAAAGATACATATGAAGAGAACATAGAACAAGTGCATTTAAGTGAATGCAATGATAAACGTATCATTGAAGTTGCTGTTATTGCACAAGAATATTATAAAGGTTCTCAAGTAATATTCTTATCTTTAGATGTATATGCAAGAACCTTTGCACAATTTAAAGCTATAAAAACAGAAACACTTCATGATGATAAATCAACCGTTCCTCGTTTTGAATTTATCAAAAACTTTAATTTGGATTCATCTGTATTTAATACTTTAGATGGCAAAAGAATTAAAGATATAGATAAAGATTATAGTTTACAAAATTTTTCTTATTCTTTTAACAGTGAAGATGGAAACAAAACATATGCTTTAGTACATAATGAAAAAATAGATCTTTTAAAAGAAAATGACTTTAAAGCTTTGAGTGTAAAACCGGTTAATTTAAAACAAAAACTTTTTACAAAAGCCATATTATCAAATGCTTTTGATTTATTAGTAATTGATGCAAAAGCAGGTTCGGGAAAAACATTAATGTCTGTAGTATCGGCAATCAGACTTATTGATTTAGGAATGTATGACAAAATAATCTATGTTAGAAATTCAATTGAATCTTTAGATAAAGGTGCTGATATTGGTTATTTATCTGGGAATGATGAAAAGTTTAGAATTTATAATATGGCATTAAACGATACCCTAGAATTTATCTCAAAAAAACATCTTAAAAAAAGTGAAAACAGAGAAAATAAAGAATCTATTGAATCAAAAATAAATGAACTGACTTCTAAATACTGTATAGAAACCCTATGGCCTGGTGAAGCTAGAGGAAGAACCCTAGGAAATGCTATTGTAATTATGGATGAGTGGCAAAATTCAAGTGAAAAAACCACTCAACTTATTTTATCAAGACTGGATGAAACATGTATGGCAATCGTTATTGGTTCAAACAGACAAATTGATAATATGTATTTAAACAAATATAATAATGGTTTAACATCTTTACTCAAACAAACCAACAATGCTCACGAAGAACTAAATATGTTTGCTATTGAACTGGAAAAAGCAGTGCGTGGAAAATTTGCAGAATTTACAGAACGTATTTTTGAAAAAGGAAATAAATAA
- a CDS encoding DUF479 domain-containing protein has protein sequence MNWLAHLFLSEKKTDFQLGNILNDPMKGRYWIGASNELIMGMKTHQKIDSFTDSHDIVSKSKKCLREKGLLKAVVIDLTYDYFLTKNWHVFSPISLEEYLSDFYKKAALRKSSFPIKAKDFVSNLIVYDFLSKYKSMEDLEKSFLRMDKRLSPRLLKRESASSYYPAVCSNIDVLEKDFLKFFPLLCLHVKKNLDPKHLSHWKAI, from the coding sequence ATGAATTGGTTAGCACACTTATTTTTATCAGAAAAAAAAACAGACTTTCAATTGGGAAATATCTTAAATGATCCCATGAAAGGAAGATACTGGATAGGCGCTAGTAATGAACTTATTATGGGTATGAAAACCCATCAAAAAATCGATTCTTTTACAGATTCACATGATATAGTATCTAAAAGTAAAAAATGCCTAAGAGAAAAAGGTCTTCTTAAAGCAGTTGTTATTGATTTGACTTATGATTATTTTTTAACAAAAAACTGGCATGTATTTTCACCTATTTCTTTAGAAGAATATCTTAGTGACTTTTATAAAAAGGCCGCTTTACGAAAAAGTTCTTTTCCTATAAAAGCAAAGGATTTTGTTTCTAATCTTATTGTTTATGATTTTTTAAGTAAATATAAAAGTATGGAAGACCTGGAGAAATCTTTTTTACGTATGGACAAACGTTTATCTCCACGCTTATTAAAAAGAGAAAGTGCTTCTTCATATTATCCTGCTGTTTGCAGTAATATTGATGTTCTAGAAAAAGATTTTTTGAAGTTTTTTCCACTTTTGTGTTTGCATGTAAAAAAGAATTTAGACCCTAAACATCTTTCTCATTGGAAAGCTATTTAG
- a CDS encoding YeeE/YedE family protein, which produces MLDLETYQIVNVLAVCIGLIFGMIAQKKQFCFSGSIKDYILTKSTKRASSVIMAMLVAIISSQSLFFYYDIDISQSIYYKENINYFAIIFGSCLFGAGMMIADGCGNRSLVKFAQGDSNALVTLLFIAIFAYGTSKGFLSGFLRPFTQNDYLIELSSYITNISLNIYALIFVLFVLLAFFVRKIKRIFSLADGFFIGLLIACAWALTGILGEESMERLIDLQAISFIYPSAQSLELFMFYQVNELQFSVALLLGVVLGSFLMSSVNKKYSFGCTSNVNINKVKYNMIGGALMGTGGILSIGCTVGQGLSGLSTLAFSSLLAIVCIFISGFITAKILNKYNKLPMCFIFEWNDTSNYQI; this is translated from the coding sequence ATGTTAGATTTAGAAACATATCAAATAGTTAACGTTTTGGCTGTATGTATAGGCCTTATTTTTGGCATGATTGCTCAAAAAAAACAATTTTGTTTTTCTGGATCTATCAAAGACTATATTCTAACAAAATCCACAAAACGCGCTTCATCAGTCATCATGGCTATGCTTGTAGCAATTATATCTTCACAAAGTTTGTTTTTTTACTATGATATTGATATTAGTCAAAGTATTTATTACAAAGAAAATATCAATTATTTTGCCATAATTTTTGGCTCTTGTTTATTTGGAGCAGGAATGATGATAGCAGATGGATGTGGGAACAGATCTTTAGTAAAATTTGCCCAAGGTGATAGTAATGCTTTAGTAACCTTGCTGTTTATTGCTATTTTTGCTTATGGTACGAGTAAAGGTTTTTTAAGCGGTTTTTTACGTCCTTTTACTCAAAATGATTATTTAATAGAACTTTCATCTTATATTACAAACATATCATTAAATATATATGCGCTTATATTTGTATTGTTTGTATTACTGGCATTTTTTGTAAGAAAAATCAAACGTATTTTTTCTTTAGCAGATGGTTTTTTCATTGGTTTATTAATTGCTTGTGCTTGGGCTTTAACTGGAATTCTAGGCGAAGAAAGTATGGAAAGACTTATTGATTTACAAGCTATAAGTTTTATTTATCCAAGTGCTCAAAGTTTAGAGCTTTTTATGTTTTATCAAGTAAATGAACTGCAGTTTTCAGTTGCTTTATTATTAGGTGTTGTTTTAGGTTCATTTTTAATGTCATCTGTAAATAAAAAATACAGTTTTGGCTGTACCTCCAATGTCAATATAAATAAAGTAAAATACAATATGATAGGTGGAGCACTTATGGGTACTGGTGGGATATTATCCATTGGATGTACAGTAGGTCAAGGATTAAGTGGTTTATCTACCCTTGCATTTTCATCTTTATTGGCCATTGTTTGTATTTTTATTTCAGGTTTTATAACAGCAAAAATTTTAAACAAGTATAATAAATTACCCATGTGTTTCATATTTGAATGGAACGATACGTCCAATTATCAAATTTAA
- a CDS encoding SDR family oxidoreductase yields MSVLILGASGATGKLLLSFLVLQNIKVKIILRKGAFLEDDFIKHENVEIIRTNVYDLSKEDISLLLSDVKSVFSCLGHTLSIKGMYFDPRNLVCEITKRFCEVIQEQKEKNIRKFILMNTAGNSNRDLNEKISFAQKCIMSVLRNLIPPHKDNENASDYLRKIIGQNNEYLQWCIIRPDALINEIKQSEYELYASPIRSAIFNSGSTSRINVAHLMSTLHINSDTWDKWQGQMPVVYNKTSSL; encoded by the coding sequence ATGTCGGTATTAATTTTAGGGGCAAGTGGAGCTACTGGAAAACTATTACTTAGTTTCTTAGTATTACAAAATATTAAAGTAAAAATCATATTAAGAAAAGGTGCTTTTTTAGAGGATGATTTTATTAAGCATGAAAATGTAGAAATAATTAGGACAAATGTTTATGACTTAAGCAAAGAGGACATATCTTTACTTCTTAGTGATGTGAAAAGTGTCTTTTCTTGTTTAGGCCATACCTTAAGTATAAAAGGAATGTATTTTGATCCTAGAAATCTTGTTTGTGAGATTACTAAACGATTCTGTGAAGTAATTCAGGAACAAAAAGAAAAAAATATTAGAAAATTTATTTTAATGAATACTGCTGGTAATTCTAATCGTGATTTAAATGAAAAAATTTCATTTGCACAAAAATGCATTATGTCTGTACTTCGTAATTTAATTCCTCCTCATAAAGACAATGAAAATGCAAGTGATTATTTAAGAAAAATCATTGGACAAAATAATGAATATTTGCAATGGTGTATAATAAGGCCGGATGCATTAATTAATGAAATAAAACAAAGTGAGTATGAATTATATGCTTCACCCATTAGAAGTGCTATTTTTAATTCAGGAAGTACTTCACGAATAAATGTAGCACATTTAATGAGTACTTTACATATTAATAGTGATACTTGGGACAAATGGCAAGGTCAAATGCCAGTTGTTTATAATAAAACATCTTCCCTATAA
- a CDS encoding metallophosphoesterase family protein, with protein MRIAIVSDIKSNVYALEEIIKDIENKNVDHMINLGDSFYGPIAPRETFDLLQKHKFITVCGDEDRKILEASLDQLKNDSLLKFVYEDLKEEVLYWIQDLPFEKFLNEDVYFTHGTQHDDSKYLLEDVSSGQAVLRNEKEIIKLIDDVESKFVLCGHSHKARCVNLSNGQVVINPGSIGLQAFKSSNPCLHNIENLSPKASYIILDINKNEYNIVLHSVSYDYKKAINKANIRDEKAWAYALEYAKVLED; from the coding sequence ATGAGAATAGCTATTGTATCAGATATTAAATCTAATGTGTATGCATTAGAAGAAATAATAAAAGACATAGAAAATAAAAATGTAGATCATATGATTAATCTTGGAGATTCATTTTATGGGCCAATCGCTCCACGAGAAACGTTTGATTTATTGCAAAAACATAAATTTATAACAGTGTGTGGAGACGAAGACAGAAAAATCCTAGAAGCATCGTTAGATCAGCTAAAAAATGATTCTTTGCTTAAATTTGTTTATGAGGATTTAAAAGAAGAAGTGCTGTATTGGATTCAAGATTTACCTTTTGAAAAATTTTTGAACGAGGATGTTTATTTTACTCATGGAACACAACATGATGATTCTAAATATTTATTAGAAGATGTGAGTTCTGGGCAAGCAGTTTTAAGAAATGAAAAAGAGATTATTAAACTCATTGATGATGTAGAATCTAAATTTGTACTTTGCGGGCATTCACACAAAGCCAGATGTGTTAATTTAAGCAATGGGCAAGTTGTAATTAATCCTGGTTCTATAGGTCTTCAAGCCTTTAAAAGTTCTAATCCTTGTTTACATAACATTGAGAACTTGAGTCCAAAAGCTTCTTATATCATTCTTGACATTAACAAAAATGAATATAATATTGTTTTACATAGCGTTTCTTATGATTATAAAAAAGCTATAAATAAAGCCAATATAAGAGATGAAAAAGCATGGGCCTATGCTTTAGAATATGCTAAGGTTTTAGAAGATTAA
- a CDS encoding sensor domain-containing diguanylate cyclase: MSSYYSHSSLKESEKTLHYILDTISDGVWDWNACTGRVERSPSWYRMLNYDIHSMKKDIFTWENLIHPDDYERVMKHFESYLNKTILQYHIKYRCKKADGSYLWIQDTAKIVEEKKDGTVLRMIGSHVNINKEEIFYKQIQEQNKSLIINQSSLENIIKERTKELEKLNKKLEKKIEKSEYNAFHDVLTGIYNRRKFEELLNNEMNRAKRYSHPLSLILLDIDNFKNINDKLGHRRGDKVLKHLASLLQKNIRNMDLIARWGGDEFILVLPNTEKKQAKEKADKLKILIENTLKIKNTPITCSFGVSQFESEDSKLTLFERTDKALFLSKKNNRNTVTLL; the protein is encoded by the coding sequence ATGAGTTCTTATTATTCTCATTCTTCGCTTAAAGAATCTGAAAAAACCCTTCATTATATTTTGGATACCATAAGTGATGGAGTATGGGATTGGAATGCTTGTACAGGAAGAGTAGAAAGAAGTCCAAGTTGGTATCGTATGCTAAACTATGACATTCATTCAATGAAAAAAGATATTTTCACCTGGGAGAATTTAATTCATCCAGATGATTACGAAAGAGTAATGAAACATTTTGAGTCCTATCTCAATAAAACAATTCTCCAATACCACATCAAATATCGTTGTAAAAAAGCAGATGGTTCTTATTTATGGATTCAAGATACAGCTAAAATTGTTGAAGAAAAAAAAGATGGAACAGTGCTTAGAATGATTGGCTCACATGTCAATATTAATAAAGAGGAAATCTTTTATAAACAAATACAAGAACAAAACAAATCCCTAATAATCAATCAAAGTTCACTTGAGAATATCATAAAAGAAAGAACAAAAGAGCTTGAAAAACTCAATAAAAAACTTGAAAAAAAGATAGAAAAAAGTGAATACAATGCTTTTCATGATGTTTTGACGGGTATCTATAATCGACGTAAGTTTGAAGAATTATTAAATAATGAAATGAACAGAGCCAAACGTTATTCACATCCCTTAAGCCTAATCTTACTTGATATCGATAATTTTAAAAACATCAATGATAAGCTAGGGCATAGAAGAGGAGATAAAGTTCTAAAACATTTGGCCTCTTTATTGCAAAAAAACATTAGAAATATGGATCTTATTGCTAGATGGGGAGGAGACGAGTTTATTTTAGTTTTACCAAATACAGAAAAAAAACAAGCGAAAGAAAAAGCAGACAAGTTAAAGATTTTAATAGAAAATACTCTTAAAATAAAAAACACCCCCATTACTTGTAGTTTTGGAGTCAGTCAATTTGAAAGTGAAGACAGTAAACTTACTCTTTTTGAGCGTACAGATAAAGCCTTGTTTTTGTCCAAAAAAAACAATAGAAATACTGTTACTCTCTTATAA